GCTTCAGGTTTTAAAGTGGCTGTTTTTCCTTTGAAAATAAAGGGAGCTTCTGCTGCACCTGCAAGGGTTGTTGCCATATTGGATGAACAATAATTTTTTCAAAAGGCTGGGCATGTTAAACTTCCAAGAGAAACGTTAACTTAAGTACTGTTAATTATAGAGTATATGCAAGTTGCAGTAATATCGGGCAGCGCACGTCCCGAACGTCAATCGCATAAGGTTGCTTTAGAGGTTCAAAGAAGACTTGATAAACGGTCAAGTATCAATACCATTTTATTGGATGTAAAGGAGTATCAATTGCCATTGCTTGATTATACATTTCGTACACATCCATCTCCAACAGATAAAATGAAAGAGTTTCAGCAATATTTAGCTCAGTCACAAGCTGTGGTGGTGGTTTCTCCAGAGCACAATAGCAGTTTTTCTGGTGCCTTGAAAAACACGATGGATTTCTTTTATGAAGAGTATTTTCGTAAACCCTTTGGAATTGTAACCGTTTCGGCTGGTATGCTAGGCGGTATAAATGCGGCCCGTGATCTACAACATTACGGATTACGTCTAAATGGAATAGTTTCTCCGTCTTTTTTAATCACTCCTAAAGTGCAAACATTATTTGATGTAGAGAATGCGTTGATTGATGCTGGGTATGGTGAGCGTATTGAAAAGTTTATTGATGAATTTTTGTGGTTGTGTGATAAGATAGGGTAGAGGTGCTTTATTAGATATCCAATTAAATTTTGCATGGAAAAAAGAAAAATAGGAAATACAGCTCTTGAATTTTTACCATTGGTGTTTGGAGGAAATGTTTTTGGCTGGACCGTTGATCAAGCAACTTCTTTTCAATTGTTGGATGAATTTTATGCCAACGGATTTACTTTTATTGACACGGCTGATGTTTACTCAAATTGGGTGCCTGGAAATGAAGGGGGTGAATCTGAACGGATAATTGGTAATTGGCAAAAAGCACGAGGCAATCGCGATAAACTAATTATAGCAACCAAAGTGGGTTCAACAATGGTCCGTTCTCCACAGAAAACCCTGAAAAAAGACTATATTTTAAAGGCAGTAGAAGGTTCCTTAAAGCGATTGCAAACTGATTATATTGATTTATATCAATCACATTATGACGATTTAAGCACACCGGTAGAAGAACCTCTTGAAGCTTATGCTCAATTGATAAAAGAAGGAAAAGTACGTTACATCGGCGCTTCGAATTTTAGTGCCAGCAGGTTGCAAGCCGCTTTATCAGCCAGTAAAACCAATGGATTACCACGCTACGAAAGTTTGCAGCCATTTTACAACTTATACGATCGTGCGGAATATGAAGAACAGTTGGAACAATTGGCTTTAAAAGAAAAGCTGGGAGTTATTCCCTATTATTCGCTTGCCAGCGGTTTTTTAACGGGCAAATACCGGTCGGAGGTCGACCTGGGACAAAGTGCCCGTGGTGCAGGAGTGAAAAACTATCTTAATAAACGAGGCTTTTCAATTTTAAAAGCCCTAGATGAATTGGCTGAAAACTATAAGGCAACGCCTGCTCAAATTTCGTTAGCCTGGTTACTGGCTAAGAAAAGTATAGCTGCTCCTATCGCAAGTGCAACAAAAAGCCATCAGTTAACTGAACTTTTAGGGGCCTTAAGGATAAAACTTGATGAAAATTCGATGCTGAAGTTGGATAAAGCAAGTGTATTTTGATAGAAATTACCCTTGTTTTAATAAAAAGTAAAAAATTATTTAACTGAATGTGAACAGAGTATGTCTTTATGGGTCACTAAACACTAAAAAAGATTTGCCAGTATGACCTGAATTTGTACTTTTGCCTCCGGAAAGTTGGCAGAGTGGTCGAATGCGGCGGTCTTGAAAACCGTTGACTGTAACAGGTCCGGGGGTTCGAATCCCTCACTTTCCGCTCCCTACTTAATCAAAAAGTAACAAACGCTGTAAATTGAATGATTTACAGCGTTTTTGTTGTGTGCCGTGCATATCTATAAACTAGGAGGTGCAAGTCCTCTATGGGGGTCGGTAGTTACCAACCATTAGCCAAGAGCAAGGGTGTCCGTTGCGAAGCGGAATCTGAAGGAAGCTTGAGGCAAATCCCTGAACCGAGGCACACGAACCCTATCAGGCATATCCAGCAGGATGAGATTGCAACACAAATCGAAGTCCAATAACTACCCGGATACTGGAGTGTAAATAAGGCGGTTACATGGGGAGAAAGTGTATAGGTTTACCACGGGAGGTCTGACAGACGTGCGGAAACAAGCAGTATGAAACACGGCTAACAATTGCTGTCAGAAGTCAGCAGAGACCAAAGTACGCTGCTACGAGCTAGCAGGGGAAGGGTCGAATCTTAAGAGGTGAGCATCAACTGAAAGTTACTGTATGAATGGTAGAAAGCAGAAAACGGAGCAAGACACCTGGCAGAGCGGAACTAGGTCGGCAACCGAATCAAGCTCTGGAGGGCAGACATATCTATGGATGACTGAAAAAGGAAACACCAACACAACGCAAGGGCAACAAGCCCAACTTCTGGAGTACATACTCTCGCCGTCGAACCTTAATGCGGCCTACAAACAAGTTAAGCGTAATGATGGAACAGGTGGGGTTGACGGGATGAGCGTAGAATTGCTTTTACCCTACTTACACTCCCACCG
Above is a window of Solitalea lacus DNA encoding:
- a CDS encoding NADPH-dependent FMN reductase encodes the protein MQVAVISGSARPERQSHKVALEVQRRLDKRSSINTILLDVKEYQLPLLDYTFRTHPSPTDKMKEFQQYLAQSQAVVVVSPEHNSSFSGALKNTMDFFYEEYFRKPFGIVTVSAGMLGGINAARDLQHYGLRLNGIVSPSFLITPKVQTLFDVENALIDAGYGERIEKFIDEFLWLCDKIG
- a CDS encoding aldo/keto reductase — its product is MEKRKIGNTALEFLPLVFGGNVFGWTVDQATSFQLLDEFYANGFTFIDTADVYSNWVPGNEGGESERIIGNWQKARGNRDKLIIATKVGSTMVRSPQKTLKKDYILKAVEGSLKRLQTDYIDLYQSHYDDLSTPVEEPLEAYAQLIKEGKVRYIGASNFSASRLQAALSASKTNGLPRYESLQPFYNLYDRAEYEEQLEQLALKEKLGVIPYYSLASGFLTGKYRSEVDLGQSARGAGVKNYLNKRGFSILKALDELAENYKATPAQISLAWLLAKKSIAAPIASATKSHQLTELLGALRIKLDENSMLKLDKASVF